Proteins from a genomic interval of Lelliottia amnigena:
- the tehA_1 gene encoding potassium-tellurite ethidium and proflavin transporter has translation MHKRNKSQQVLNLPSGYFGMVLGTIGMGFAWRYASTIWSVSRWPGEMLVALAVLIWSFLTVAFITRAVRFPHSVLAEMRHPVMSSFVSLFPATTMLVAIGFVPWCRPISLALFGTGVVIQLGYSAWQSAGLWRGKHPEEATTPGLYLPTVANNFISAMACGALGYHDAGLVFLGAGVFSWLSLEPVILQRLRSSGELPSPLRTSLGIQLAPALVACSAWLERERWRSRHLCQNALWLRSAAVAVYAAPDAVVSLAAV, from the coding sequence ATGCATAAACGTAACAAATCCCAACAGGTTCTTAACTTACCGTCCGGTTATTTTGGGATGGTTTTAGGAACCATTGGTATGGGCTTCGCGTGGCGCTATGCCAGCACAATCTGGTCTGTATCACGCTGGCCGGGCGAGATGTTAGTTGCGCTGGCGGTGCTGATATGGTCTTTCCTCACCGTGGCATTTATCACCCGCGCGGTGCGTTTTCCGCACAGCGTGCTGGCGGAAATGCGTCATCCGGTGATGAGCAGTTTTGTCAGCCTGTTTCCGGCCACCACGATGCTGGTGGCGATTGGATTTGTCCCGTGGTGTCGCCCCATTTCGCTGGCGTTATTCGGGACAGGCGTGGTGATTCAACTTGGCTATTCCGCCTGGCAAAGCGCCGGGCTGTGGCGGGGGAAACACCCTGAAGAGGCGACCACGCCGGGACTGTATCTGCCGACGGTTGCCAACAACTTTATTAGCGCGATGGCCTGCGGTGCGCTGGGCTATCATGATGCCGGGCTGGTTTTTTTGGGCGCGGGCGTTTTTTCATGGCTTAGCCTTGAGCCGGTTATTTTGCAGCGATTACGCAGTAGCGGAGAATTGCCGTCGCCATTGCGGACTTCGCTGGGCATCCAGCTGGCACCTGCGCTGGTGGCCTGTAGCGCGTGGCTGGAGCGTGAACGGTGGCGAAGCCGACACCTTTGCCAAAATGCTCTTTGGTTACGGTCTGCTGCAGTTGCTGTTTATGCTGCGCCTGATGCCGTGGTATCTCTCGCAGCCGTTTAA
- the tehA_2 gene encoding potassium-tellurite ethidium and proflavin transporter, which yields MLRLMPWYLSQPFNASFWSFSFGVSALATTGLHLGHSSSSGFFAALAVPLFIFTNCIIALLLVRTFILLMQGKLLVRSDKATLMQAEEKE from the coding sequence ATGCTGCGCCTGATGCCGTGGTATCTCTCGCAGCCGTTTAACGCATCTTTCTGGAGCTTCTCGTTCGGCGTCTCCGCGCTGGCGACGACCGGGTTGCATCTGGGGCACAGCAGTTCGTCAGGTTTTTTTGCTGCCCTTGCAGTGCCGCTGTTTATTTTCACTAACTGCATCATTGCGCTGCTGCTCGTGCGCACCTTTATTTTGCTGATGCAGGGAAAACTATTGGTTCGTTCAGATAAAGCAACGCTTATGCAAGCTGAGGAAAAAGAATGA
- the tehB_1 gene encoding tellurite resistance protein TehB gives MTLVDDNYFTEKYGMTRTHSEVVYSAGIVKPGQNVGSGLWQWP, from the coding sequence ATGACTCTTGTTGATGACAATTACTTTACCGAAAAATATGGCATGACCCGGACTCACTCCGAGGTAGTGTACAGCGCAGGGATCGTAAAACCGGGGCAAAACGTTGGATCTGGGCTGTGGCAATGGCCGTAA
- the tehB_2 gene encoding tellurite resistance protein TehB, whose product MDLGCGNGRNSLYLAANGYDVTAWDKNPMSIENLERIKAEEGITNLHTSIKDLNSLSFEGEYDFILSTVVMMFLETKTIPGLIANMQRCTKPGGYNLIVAAMDTDDYPCNVGFPFAFKSGELSRYYEGWVTLKYNEDVGELHRTDANGNRIKLRFATLLARKPA is encoded by the coding sequence TTGGATCTGGGCTGTGGCAATGGCCGTAACAGCCTGTATCTGGCGGCGAACGGCTATGACGTCACCGCATGGGACAAAAATCCGATGAGCATCGAGAATCTCGAGCGCATCAAAGCGGAAGAGGGGATTACCAACCTGCATACGTCGATCAAAGATCTGAACAGCCTGAGCTTTGAAGGCGAGTATGATTTTATTCTGTCGACCGTGGTGATGATGTTCCTGGAAACGAAAACCATTCCGGGACTGATTGCCAATATGCAACGTTGCACTAAACCGGGCGGTTATAACCTGATTGTTGCGGCGATGGATACCGACGATTATCCGTGCAACGTCGGTTTCCCGTTCGCGTTCAAAAGCGGCGAATTGAGCCGCTATTATGAAGGCTGGGTAACACTGAAATATAACGAAGACGTCGGTGAATTACATCGCACCGACGCCAACGGCAATCGCATCAAACTGCGTTTCGCCACGCTACTGGCCCGTAAACCGGCTTAA
- the pepT_2 gene encoding peptidase T, with amino-acid sequence MAMDYISHFDRQQTPECTEGREGYIWFNGIQAGQNEAVLKANIRDFDRDNFAARKQQIADVVDKITAQHPTAKVDYRIEDTYSNISNAIGEDRRAIDLMFEAMESLGITPKPTPMRGGTDGAALSAKGLLTPNFFTGAHNFHSKFEFLPLSSFEASYKTALQICLLAAR; translated from the coding sequence ATGGCGATGGATTACATCAGCCATTTTGACCGTCAGCAAACGCCGGAATGCACGGAAGGCCGCGAAGGTTATATCTGGTTTAACGGGATTCAGGCCGGGCAAAACGAAGCCGTATTGAAAGCCAATATCCGTGATTTCGATCGCGACAATTTTGCTGCACGTAAACAGCAGATTGCCGATGTTGTCGACAAGATTACGGCTCAGCACCCCACTGCGAAAGTGGACTACCGTATCGAAGATACCTACAGCAACATCAGCAATGCGATTGGCGAAGATCGCCGTGCGATCGATCTGATGTTTGAGGCGATGGAATCACTTGGCATCACGCCAAAACCGACGCCGATGCGCGGCGGAACCGACGGCGCGGCGCTTTCAGCAAAAGGCCTGCTGACCCCGAACTTCTTCACCGGCGCGCATAACTTCCACTCGAAGTTTGAGTTTTTACCGCTGTCGTCGTTCGAGGCCTCATACAAAACGGCCCTGCAGATTTGTCTGCTGGCTGCGCGTTAA
- the pepT_3 gene encoding peptidase T: MASQLSSQLTQRFFRYLSITSQSDPKVKTLPSTQGQHEMARELANELKSLGLTDIVIDEFATVTAVKKGNVAGAPRIGFITHIDTVDVGLSPDIHPQILTFAGEDLCLNKEKQIWLRINEHPEIQAYANEEIIFSDGTSVLGADNKAAVTVVMTVLENLTAEHQHGDIVVAFVPDEEIGLCGAKALDLKRFDVDFAWTIDCCERGEIVYENFNAAAAEIRFTGVTAHPMSAKGVLVQSAANGDGLHQPF, translated from the coding sequence GTGGCTTCACAACTCTCCAGTCAATTAACCCAACGGTTTTTTCGCTATTTATCCATCACCAGCCAAAGCGATCCAAAAGTTAAAACACTGCCCTCCACACAAGGTCAGCATGAGATGGCACGTGAATTAGCTAATGAGCTGAAATCACTGGGTTTAACCGATATTGTGATCGATGAATTCGCCACCGTCACTGCCGTGAAAAAAGGCAATGTCGCGGGTGCGCCGCGCATCGGTTTTATTACCCATATTGATACGGTAGACGTCGGATTATCACCGGATATTCATCCGCAAATATTAACATTTGCAGGAGAAGACCTCTGCCTGAATAAGGAAAAGCAGATCTGGTTACGCATTAATGAACATCCCGAAATTCAGGCATATGCCAATGAAGAGATTATTTTCAGCGACGGGACCAGTGTATTAGGCGCCGATAATAAAGCGGCCGTCACGGTGGTGATGACGGTGCTGGAAAACCTGACGGCTGAGCATCAGCACGGCGATATCGTGGTGGCGTTTGTGCCTGACGAAGAGATCGGTTTATGCGGGGCAAAGGCGCTTGATCTGAAACGCTTTGATGTCGATTTTGCCTGGACTATCGACTGCTGCGAACGGGGTGAAATTGTTTATGAAAACTTCAACGCGGCGGCGGCGGAAATTCGCTTTACCGGCGTGACGGCACATCCCATGTCCGCAAAAGGAGTCTTGGTCCAATCCGCTGCTAATGGCGATGGATTACATCAGCCATTTTGA
- the dppA_3 gene encoding extracellular solute-binding protein: MNSKLTTLALALAALTVSSTVAAKTLVYCSEGSPENFNPQLYTSGTSVDASAVPVYNRLVDFKPGTTELVPSLAERLGRERRRKGVHLPSA; this comes from the coding sequence ATGAATAGCAAACTGACAACTTTAGCCCTGGCCTTAGCCGCACTGACGGTCAGTTCCACCGTGGCGGCCAAAACGCTGGTGTATTGTTCCGAAGGATCGCCGGAGAACTTTAATCCTCAGCTGTATACCTCTGGCACCAGCGTGGATGCCAGCGCCGTGCCGGTTTATAACCGTCTGGTGGATTTTAAACCGGGCACAACCGAGCTGGTGCCGAGCCTGGCAGAACGCTTGGGACGTGAGCGACGACGGAAAGGTGTACACCTTCCATCTGCGTAA
- the dppA_4 gene encoding extracellular solute-binding protein: MSDDGKVYTFHLRKGVKFQSNKFYKPTRDFNADDVIFSFMRQKDVNHPYHNVSNGSYSNFESLEFGSLITAIDKVDDHTVRFTLAHPEAPFVADLAWYFASILSSEYADAMLKAGTPEKVDMDPIGTGPFKLTQYQKDSRILFTAFPEYWQGNSKLDRLVFSITPDASVRFAKVEKNECQVMPFPNPADLPRMKANKDINLMSKAGLNTGFLAFNTQKPPLDNVKVRQALAMAINKPAIIDAVFHGTGTAAKNLLPPGVWSADSELKDYEYDPEKAKALLKEAGFANGVTVDLWAMPVQRPYNPNAKRMAEMIQADWAKIGVQTKIVTYEWGEYLKRVKGGEHQAALMGWTTATGDPDNFFGPLFTCTSANGGSNSAKWCYQPFDKIIAEAKSITDQDKRAALYKEAQQMMHDQMPAVMIAHSTIFEPVRKEVTGYEIDPFGKHLFWQVDIKSP; the protein is encoded by the coding sequence GTGAGCGACGACGGAAAGGTGTACACCTTCCATCTGCGTAAAGGCGTAAAATTCCAGAGTAATAAATTCTACAAACCGACGCGCGACTTTAACGCCGACGATGTGATTTTTTCGTTTATGCGTCAGAAAGACGTGAATCATCCGTATCATAACGTCTCGAACGGCAGCTATTCCAACTTTGAAAGTCTGGAGTTTGGCAGCCTGATCACCGCCATCGACAAGGTTGACGATCACACGGTGCGCTTCACGCTGGCTCACCCTGAAGCGCCGTTCGTCGCCGACCTGGCGTGGTATTTCGCCTCGATTCTTTCTTCCGAATACGCCGATGCGATGCTGAAAGCCGGTACGCCAGAAAAAGTGGACATGGACCCCATCGGCACCGGGCCATTCAAGCTGACGCAGTATCAGAAAGATTCACGTATTCTCTTCACCGCGTTCCCGGAATATTGGCAGGGCAACTCAAAGCTGGATCGTCTGGTCTTTAGCATCACCCCGGACGCGTCGGTGCGTTTCGCCAAAGTGGAGAAGAATGAGTGTCAGGTGATGCCGTTCCCAAATCCTGCCGACTTGCCGCGCATGAAAGCCAACAAAGACATTAACCTGATGAGTAAAGCCGGGTTAAACACAGGCTTTCTCGCCTTCAACACGCAAAAACCACCGCTGGATAATGTGAAGGTGCGCCAGGCGCTGGCGATGGCGATAAACAAACCGGCGATCATTGATGCAGTCTTCCACGGCACCGGAACGGCGGCGAAGAACCTGCTGCCGCCGGGCGTATGGAGCGCCGACAGCGAGCTGAAAGATTACGAATACGATCCTGAAAAAGCCAAAGCGTTGCTGAAAGAGGCCGGATTTGCCAACGGTGTAACCGTAGATTTATGGGCAATGCCGGTGCAACGTCCGTATAACCCGAACGCAAAACGCATGGCCGAAATGATCCAGGCCGATTGGGCGAAGATCGGCGTGCAAACTAAAATCGTCACCTATGAGTGGGGTGAATATCTCAAGCGCGTGAAGGGCGGTGAACACCAGGCGGCTCTGATGGGCTGGACGACGGCAACGGGCGATCCGGATAACTTCTTCGGCCCGCTGTTTACCTGTACTTCTGCGAATGGCGGTTCAAATTCGGCGAAATGGTGCTATCAACCGTTTGATAAAATCATCGCTGAAGCTAAATCAATAACCGATCAGGATAAACGTGCGGCACTTTACAAAGAGGCGCAACAGATGATGCACGACCAAATGCCTGCGGTAATGATTGCGCACTCCACTATTTTTGAACCGGTGAGAAAAGAAGTCACGGGTTATGAAATTGACCCGTTTGGTAAACATCTGTTCTGGCAAGTGGATATTAAATCACCATAA
- a CDS encoding outer membrane lipoprotein → MRTHTFFKVAVLSGLLALAGCASKVAQPDQYSGFLKDYSGLKETTSATGKPTLRWVDPSYNPSKYDSIVYNPITYYPVPKPTTQIGQKLLDDLLAYINTKMKTALGQHKPIVATPGPRSLIFRGAVTGVSSKKEGLQFYEVVPVALVIAGTQMASGHRTMDTHLYFEGELIDAATGKPVIKVVRKGEGSELNNENSPMTLATLKKVVDDMATDATMFDVKNTK, encoded by the coding sequence ATGCGTACTCACACTTTTTTTAAAGTTGCAGTGCTCTCTGGCTTGCTGGCGTTAGCGGGCTGTGCGTCTAAAGTGGCGCAGCCCGACCAATATTCGGGTTTTTTAAAAGATTACTCCGGCTTAAAAGAGACAACATCCGCAACGGGTAAACCGACGTTGCGGTGGGTTGATCCTTCTTATAATCCATCAAAATACGACAGCATTGTTTATAACCCGATTACCTATTATCCGGTCCCTAAGCCAACGACTCAAATTGGTCAGAAATTACTTGATGACCTGCTGGCTTATATCAATACCAAAATGAAAACCGCCCTTGGGCAGCATAAGCCAATTGTGGCAACGCCTGGCCCTCGCAGCTTGATTTTCCGTGGCGCAGTGACCGGGGTGAGCTCGAAGAAAGAAGGCCTGCAATTCTATGAAGTGGTGCCTGTTGCACTGGTGATTGCCGGGACGCAGATGGCATCAGGCCACCGTACCATGGACACGCATCTCTATTTTGAAGGTGAGCTTATTGACGCGGCGACCGGCAAACCGGTTATCAAAGTGGTTCGTAAAGGCGAAGGCAGTGAGTTGAATAACGAAAACTCACCAATGACCCTGGCAACGCTGAAGAAAGTTGTGGATGACATGGCGACCGATGCCACCATGTTTGACGTTAAGAATACGAAGTAA
- a CDS encoding Permease of the drug/metabolite transporter (DMT) superfamily translates to MNALLYGLVVLIWGTTWIAIFLQQGPVAAPVSIFWRFAVASATIMIVLLALGRLRKMVLRDHLFCMVQGCCVFCFNFWCFYTAAAYINTGLESVIFSMAVLYNAINCFIFFGQRPPARFGIAAVLGMLGIITLFWDDLLASGWSQELLLGIGLSALGTYGFSLGNMISLRHQRNGLETMTTNAWAMTYGTLVMGAIALIRGDNFTPEWTVSYMGALLYLAIFGSVIAFGAYFTLVGRIGAGKAAYSTLLFPLVALSISTIYEGYVWHMNGIAGIVLILTGNMVMFTKPETWFKRLRLA, encoded by the coding sequence ATGAACGCACTGTTATATGGCCTGGTCGTACTTATCTGGGGAACCACCTGGATTGCCATTTTCCTGCAGCAGGGGCCGGTGGCCGCACCGGTTTCGATTTTCTGGCGCTTTGCCGTAGCCAGCGCCACCATCATGATAGTTCTCCTGGCACTGGGTCGCCTGCGTAAAATGGTCTTGCGCGATCACCTGTTCTGTATGGTTCAGGGGTGCTGCGTGTTCTGCTTCAACTTTTGGTGTTTTTACACTGCGGCGGCCTATATCAACACCGGGCTGGAGTCCGTGATTTTCTCCATGGCCGTGCTGTATAACGCGATCAACTGCTTTATTTTCTTTGGACAGCGCCCGCCTGCGCGCTTCGGGATCGCCGCCGTTCTGGGCATGTTGGGCATCATCACTCTGTTCTGGGACGATCTGCTCGCGAGCGGTTGGAGCCAGGAACTGTTGCTCGGTATCGGTCTGTCAGCATTGGGAACGTACGGGTTTTCATTGGGAAACATGATCAGCCTGCGCCATCAGCGCAACGGGCTGGAAACGATGACCACCAATGCATGGGCCATGACCTACGGTACGCTGGTGATGGGGGCCATCGCGCTGATTCGCGGCGATAACTTTACGCCTGAATGGACGGTGAGCTATATGGGAGCCCTACTGTATCTGGCCATTTTCGGTTCGGTGATCGCATTTGGGGCTTACTTTACGCTGGTCGGGCGGATTGGTGCCGGTAAAGCAGCGTACAGCACATTATTATTCCCGCTGGTCGCCTTATCCATCTCGACAATTTACGAAGGATACGTCTGGCATATGAACGGCATTGCCGGAATAGTGCTGATACTTACCGGAAATATGGTGATGTTTACGAAACCAGAAACCTGGTTCAAACGGTTACGTTTGGCGTAA
- the soxS_2 gene encoding AraC family transcriptional regulator: MTVMSRAYDTFETLRQQNAVLRETVALNSGIQLAAWFNKHDTVTVKSNHHTLSLYVADGYESYHKTASGWKNGGGPDRFCLMPEQSESSWDIRDDLSFVHLYCTDEHLRGIGEQIWDKSPASIALDEKTFASDPKIAMLYRQFLLGCDWQQAANQLTLSTASTLLLTHLIQHYSSVQWKLPIVTGGLSPFVLRAVIEYIDNHLSQPLTLAELAAVASLSEYHFARMFRQSMKMAPHQYVMHQRMEKAKALVQFTQQPLTDIAMACGFSSASHFSNRFKATTGRTPSQLRAAKV, encoded by the coding sequence ATGACGGTTATGTCCCGCGCCTACGACACTTTCGAAACGCTTCGCCAACAAAATGCCGTGCTGCGGGAAACGGTCGCGCTTAACTCGGGCATCCAGCTGGCGGCGTGGTTTAACAAGCACGACACCGTCACGGTCAAAAGCAACCACCACACCCTGAGCCTGTATGTCGCTGACGGTTATGAGAGCTATCATAAAACCGCCAGCGGCTGGAAAAACGGCGGCGGGCCGGACCGTTTTTGTCTCATGCCGGAGCAGAGCGAATCGAGCTGGGATATCCGCGATGATTTATCGTTTGTGCATCTTTATTGTACCGATGAACATTTGCGCGGGATTGGCGAACAGATCTGGGACAAAAGTCCGGCGTCGATTGCGCTCGATGAAAAAACGTTCGCCAGCGATCCTAAAATCGCCATGCTGTATCGTCAGTTTTTGCTGGGTTGTGACTGGCAGCAGGCCGCCAATCAGCTGACCTTGAGCACCGCCAGCACGTTACTCCTGACCCATCTGATCCAGCACTATTCCAGCGTGCAGTGGAAGTTGCCGATAGTCACCGGCGGGCTCTCGCCCTTCGTGCTCAGAGCGGTGATTGAGTATATCGATAACCATCTGTCGCAGCCTTTGACGCTGGCGGAACTGGCGGCGGTGGCGTCGTTAAGTGAATACCATTTCGCGCGCATGTTCCGCCAGTCGATGAAGATGGCACCGCATCAATACGTTATGCATCAGAGAATGGAAAAGGCAAAAGCGCTGGTCCAGTTCACCCAGCAGCCGTTGACGGATATCGCGATGGCCTGCGGCTTCAGTTCGGCGAGTCATTTCAGCAACCGTTTTAAAGCCACGACCGGGCGAACACCGTCGCAGCTACGCGCGGCGAAAGTGTGA
- the ydcO gene encoding benzoate transporter: MRNSSSLFPAVLAGFVAVLVGYASSAAIVWQAAASAGASSQQIAGWMTALGLGMGVSTLALSLWYRAPVLTAWSTPGAALLATSLQGVTLSETIGVFIFANALILLCGLTGLFARLMKIIPHTLAAAMLAGVLLRFGLQAFSNLQDHFLLCGSMLLAWLIAKAIMPRYAIVATLVVGGLVAWLGGDIVTDKLMFSVVMPAFIAPTFTFTTLMSIGLPFFLVTMASQNAPGFATMKASGYAVAVSPLMIFTGGLALLFSPFGVYSICIAAITAAICQSPDAHPEANKRWLAAAAAGVFYLLAGIFGGSITALMAALPLSWIQTLAGLALLGTMGGSLSQALQHESERDAALVTFLVTASGVTLLGIGSAFWGLIAGGICYAVFSHFRRA; this comes from the coding sequence CGCAGCCATCGTCTGGCAAGCGGCAGCATCGGCAGGTGCAAGTTCACAGCAAATCGCAGGCTGGATGACCGCACTAGGTCTGGGAATGGGCGTGAGCACGCTTGCACTTTCACTCTGGTATCGCGCACCGGTTTTAACCGCGTGGTCCACACCCGGCGCGGCGCTGCTCGCCACCAGCCTGCAGGGCGTGACGCTCAGTGAAACCATCGGCGTGTTTATTTTCGCCAATGCCCTCATTCTGCTGTGCGGGCTGACGGGTCTATTCGCCCGGTTGATGAAGATTATTCCCCACACTCTCGCGGCGGCCATGCTCGCGGGTGTCTTGCTGCGATTCGGGTTGCAGGCATTCAGTAATCTGCAAGATCACTTTCTGCTGTGCGGCAGCATGCTGCTGGCGTGGCTCATCGCGAAAGCCATCATGCCGCGCTATGCGATTGTCGCCACGCTGGTGGTGGGCGGGTTGGTGGCCTGGCTGGGAGGTGACATTGTCACCGATAAACTTATGTTCTCGGTGGTGATGCCAGCGTTTATTGCCCCCACATTCACTTTCACCACTCTGATGAGTATCGGGCTGCCCTTCTTCCTGGTGACGATGGCCTCTCAAAATGCGCCCGGTTTCGCCACCATGAAAGCCTCTGGCTATGCGGTCGCGGTTTCCCCCTTAATGATTTTTACGGGCGGATTGGCCCTGCTGTTCTCGCCGTTCGGCGTGTATTCGATCTGCATCGCTGCAATTACGGCTGCAATTTGCCAAAGCCCCGACGCCCATCCGGAGGCCAACAAGCGCTGGTTAGCCGCCGCTGCCGCCGGTGTATTTTATCTGCTCGCCGGGATTTTTGGCGGCTCGATCACCGCGCTGATGGCCGCTCTGCCCCTGAGCTGGATCCAGACGCTGGCCGGGCTGGCCCTGCTGGGCACGATGGGTGGCAGTTTGTCTCAGGCGCTCCAGCACGAAAGCGAGCGCGACGCGGCGCTGGTTACGTTTCTGGTGACCGCCAGCGGTGTAACGCTCTTGGGGATTGGTTCGGCTTTTTGGGGGTTAATCGCGGGTGGCATCTGTTATGCCGTATTTTCACACTTTCGCCGCGCGTAG